The Elaeis guineensis isolate ETL-2024a chromosome 14, EG11, whole genome shotgun sequence genome has a segment encoding these proteins:
- the LOC105056975 gene encoding arginine biosynthesis bifunctional protein ArgJ, chloroplastic isoform X2 gives MYGGLRAKGQKPDLALVTCDVDAVAAGTFTTNIVAAAPVVYCRHVLESSTSARAVLVNAGQANAATGDAGYQDAVECASAVAELLQVRPEAVLIQSTGVIGHRIKKGALLNSLPVLVSSLSSTVEGADSAAVAITTTDLVSKSVAVETEVAGMPIRIGGMAKGSGMIHPNMATMLGVVTTDALVTSNIWREMVQMSVNRSFNQITVDGDTSTNDSVIALASGMSGSAKVSSLNSCEAFELQACLDAVMQGLAKSIAWDGEGATCLIEVSVTGASNEAEAAKIARSVASSSLAKAAVYGRDPNWGRIACAVGYAGVYFNPNDLRISLGDIPLMNNGQPLPFDRAMASNYLRLAGETHGTVEIHVSVGTGQGNGKAWGCDLSYDYVKINAEYTT, from the exons ATGTATGGTGGGCTGCGGGCAAAAGGACAGAAACCTGACCTGGCTCTGGTGACATGTGATGTTGATGCAGTGGCTGCGG GAACTTTTACGACAAATATTGTTGCAGCTGCACCAGTTGTCTACTGTAGACATGTACTAGAAAGTTCCACATCG GCACGTGCGGTATTGGTAAACGCCGGGCAAGCCAATGCTGCTACA GGTGATGCCGGCTATCAGGATGCAGTAGAATGTGCAAGTGCTGTTGCTGAG CTTCTCCAAGTGAGACCGGAAGCAGTATTGATTCAATCCACTGGTGTTATTGGTCATAGAATAAAGAAG GGGGCTCTTCTTAATTCACTCCCAGTACTTGTTAGTTCACTATCGTCAACTGTTGAGGG TGCAGACTCTGCAGCTGTAGCCATTACTACCACTGACCTTGTAAGCAAGAGTGTAGCTGTTGAAACAGAG GTTGCAGGGATGCCAATAAGAATAGGGGGAATGGCAAAGGGTTCTGGTATGATTCATCCAAATATGGCAACCATGCTTGGT GTGGTAACAACCGATGCTCTTGTGACAAGCAATATTTGGAGAGAAATGGTGCAAATGTCAGTGAACAGAAGTTTCAATCAAATAACA gtagatggagatacaAGTACCAATGATTCTGTTATCGCTTTGGCTAGTGGAATGTCTGGCTCAGCCAAGGTTTCTTCACTTAATAGCTGTGAAGCTTTTGAACTACAAGCATGCCTGGATGCA GTGATGCAAGGTCTTGCAAAATCAATAGCATGGGATGGTGAGGGTGCGACATGCTTAATTGAG GTTTCTGTGACTGGTGCAAGTAATGAGGCAGAAGCAGCAAAGATTGCTCGCTCAGTGGCATCTTCTTCACTTGCAAAA GCTGCTGTATATGGTAGAGATCCAAATTGGGGTCGCATTGCATGTGCTGTTGGCTATGCAGGTGTCTATTTCAATCCAAATGATCTTCGCATATCCCTTGGAGATATTCCACTAATGAACAATGGCCAACCACTTCCATTTGACAG GGCCATGGCTAGTAATTATCTCAGGCTGGCTGGAGAGACCCATGGGACTGTTGAAATCCATGTGTCCGTTG GGACTGGCCAAGGAAACGGAAAAGCATGGGGCTGTGATTTAAGTTATGATTATGTCAAAATAAATGCAGAATATACTACATGA
- the LOC105056975 gene encoding arginine biosynthesis bifunctional protein ArgJ, chloroplastic isoform X1 yields the protein MAFALNHPVSNRVTEIRRSESWSLYGSCGRLARVSTVICSKTDTASGYIPAAPILLPDGPWKQIPGGVTAPKGFKAAGMYGGLRAKGQKPDLALVTCDVDAVAAGTFTTNIVAAAPVVYCRHVLESSTSARAVLVNAGQANAATGDAGYQDAVECASAVAELLQVRPEAVLIQSTGVIGHRIKKGALLNSLPVLVSSLSSTVEGADSAAVAITTTDLVSKSVAVETEVAGMPIRIGGMAKGSGMIHPNMATMLGVVTTDALVTSNIWREMVQMSVNRSFNQITVDGDTSTNDSVIALASGMSGSAKVSSLNSCEAFELQACLDAVMQGLAKSIAWDGEGATCLIEVSVTGASNEAEAAKIARSVASSSLAKAAVYGRDPNWGRIACAVGYAGVYFNPNDLRISLGDIPLMNNGQPLPFDRAMASNYLRLAGETHGTVEIHVSVGTGQGNGKAWGCDLSYDYVKINAEYTT from the exons ATGGCTTTTGCCCTAAATCACCCGGTCTCCAACCGAGTTACTGAAATCCGTCGCTCAGAG AGCTGGAGCTTGTATGGATCTTGTGGGCGTCTAGCTAGGGTTTCTACTGTAATCTGTTCGAAAACTGATACAGCCTCTGGATACATTCCCGCGGCGCCGATTCTTCTTCCCGATGGACCATGGAAGCAG ATACCTGGTGGTGTTACTGCTCCAAAAGGATTCAAAGCTGCAGGCATGTATGGTGGGCTGCGGGCAAAAGGACAGAAACCTGACCTGGCTCTGGTGACATGTGATGTTGATGCAGTGGCTGCGG GAACTTTTACGACAAATATTGTTGCAGCTGCACCAGTTGTCTACTGTAGACATGTACTAGAAAGTTCCACATCG GCACGTGCGGTATTGGTAAACGCCGGGCAAGCCAATGCTGCTACA GGTGATGCCGGCTATCAGGATGCAGTAGAATGTGCAAGTGCTGTTGCTGAG CTTCTCCAAGTGAGACCGGAAGCAGTATTGATTCAATCCACTGGTGTTATTGGTCATAGAATAAAGAAG GGGGCTCTTCTTAATTCACTCCCAGTACTTGTTAGTTCACTATCGTCAACTGTTGAGGG TGCAGACTCTGCAGCTGTAGCCATTACTACCACTGACCTTGTAAGCAAGAGTGTAGCTGTTGAAACAGAG GTTGCAGGGATGCCAATAAGAATAGGGGGAATGGCAAAGGGTTCTGGTATGATTCATCCAAATATGGCAACCATGCTTGGT GTGGTAACAACCGATGCTCTTGTGACAAGCAATATTTGGAGAGAAATGGTGCAAATGTCAGTGAACAGAAGTTTCAATCAAATAACA gtagatggagatacaAGTACCAATGATTCTGTTATCGCTTTGGCTAGTGGAATGTCTGGCTCAGCCAAGGTTTCTTCACTTAATAGCTGTGAAGCTTTTGAACTACAAGCATGCCTGGATGCA GTGATGCAAGGTCTTGCAAAATCAATAGCATGGGATGGTGAGGGTGCGACATGCTTAATTGAG GTTTCTGTGACTGGTGCAAGTAATGAGGCAGAAGCAGCAAAGATTGCTCGCTCAGTGGCATCTTCTTCACTTGCAAAA GCTGCTGTATATGGTAGAGATCCAAATTGGGGTCGCATTGCATGTGCTGTTGGCTATGCAGGTGTCTATTTCAATCCAAATGATCTTCGCATATCCCTTGGAGATATTCCACTAATGAACAATGGCCAACCACTTCCATTTGACAG GGCCATGGCTAGTAATTATCTCAGGCTGGCTGGAGAGACCCATGGGACTGTTGAAATCCATGTGTCCGTTG GGACTGGCCAAGGAAACGGAAAAGCATGGGGCTGTGATTTAAGTTATGATTATGTCAAAATAAATGCAGAATATACTACATGA